From the Theobroma cacao cultivar B97-61/B2 chromosome 2, Criollo_cocoa_genome_V2, whole genome shotgun sequence genome, one window contains:
- the LOC108660608 gene encoding uncharacterized protein LOC108660608: MMLPWEAKKQVEELFDLIFLEERLCLEVEEAKSFQEECCAVRERVKQISQMLKTLIRFITSAPTSIYLRPINCIVAKVKDNFELALATVSKCKCRSLLSSLFTIRNATSFRGLSHLLDASISDMEWLVTVYDPQNGVTGPTTKNESARLLVWSCIATVKMGRQLEDRVQAAICLGLLAQEKDEYKNIIFEEGGVPPLIKLLKENSSLKAQITAANALCLLANEQERTRIIMKEMISTVVYRLSRTSPTRDQIQAANLVAKIAEYNPEVKEYDLVRENVIWRLVTLLSSEPSADGPKINLLNPELKISCSKALWVLVEGSVSNCRTLTETKGMLCLAKLVETEQDELQYNCLMIIREITSIAESNQEFRHSAFKTNSLAAMTVVDQLLRVIKEFDDKKLRIPVIKSMGSLARTFSAKDNRVISPLVFRLGSTDQEIAMEAAIALQNFACPENRLSKEHSQSIVKFDGVPLLMKLLDGDEESQHHGLALICYLANHDINSNVLIEAGALTALETIGAKHPKLKGLVSDAIFKLKSNQTGKHEKLDSSVKGSITQIIVEQSKEAINYLRQGSEILWEELTGFAQKPEETFQGDCKPLLSVSFSRIQLFHKDTFCIKNISTFLLDTTFG, encoded by the coding sequence ATGATGCTTCCCTGGGAGGCAAAAAAGCAGGTGGAGGAACTCTTTGATTTGATATTCTTGGAGGAACGACTTTGCTTAGAGGTTGAAGAGGCCAAGTCGTTCCAGGAGGAATGCTGTGCGGTAAGGGAGCGAGTGAAGCAAATCTCCCAAATGCTGAAGACATTGATCCGCTTCATCACCTCTGCTCCAACTTCCATTTACCTGCGCCCAATCAACTGTATAGTTGCCAAGGTGAAGGATAACTTTGAGCTCGCACTGGCCACTGTATCCAAGTGCAAGTGCCGGAGCCTACTCAGCAGTCTCTTCACCATCCGTAATGCCACCAGTTTTCGCGGGCTCTCCCACCTTTTGGATGCTTCTATCAGCGATATGGAATGGCTGGTTACTGTCTATGACCCCCAAAACGGAGTCACAGGCCCAACGACCAAGAATGAGTCGGCTAGATTGTTGGTCTGGTCTTGCATCGCCACCGTCAAAATGGGGCGTCAATTAGAAGATCGCGTCCAGGCTGCGATATGTCTTGGTTTACTTGCTCAAGAAAAAGACGAGTacaaaaacattatttttgaaGAAGGCGGGGTACCTCCTTTAATAAAGCTTTTGAAAGAGAACTCCTCTCTGAAAGCTCAGATCACGGCTGCTAATGCACTTTGTCTTTTAGCTAATGAGCAGGAGAGGACGAGAATTATTATGAAGGAAATGATATCTACAGTTGTATATCGTTTATCAAGAACATCGCCGACGAGGGATCAAATTCAGGCGGCGAATTTGGTTGCCAAAATAGCAGAGTATAACCCTGAGGTGAAGGAATACGATTTGGTTAGAGAGAATGTAATATGGCGGCTGGTAACGTTGTTGTCATCTGAGCCATCTGCAGATGGtcctaaaatcaatttactTAATCCTGAATTGAAAATCAGTTGTTCGAAGGCTTTATGGGTGCTTGTTGAGGGGAGCGTTTCGAATTGTAGGACATTAACGGAGACAAAGGGAATGCTTTGCTTGGCTAAGTTGGTTGAAACGGAACAAGATGAATTACAGTACAATTGCTTGATGATCATAAGAGAAATTACATCTATTGCTGAATCAAATCAAGAATTCAGACATTCGGCTTTTAAGACTAATTCTCTAGCTGCAATGACTGTTGTTGATCAGCTATTGAGAGtgattaaagaatttgatgacaaaaaattgagaattCCGGTTATCAAATCGATGGGTTCATTGGCTAGAACGTTTTCAGCAAAAGACAATCGGGTAATCAGTCCTCTAGTTTTCCGGCTTGGCAGTACGGACCAAGAAATAGCAATGGAAGCTGCTATTGCTCTGCAAAATTTTGCATGTCCAGAAAATCGCCTTAGCAAGGAGCATTCACAATCGATAGTTAAATTCGACGGTGTCCCACTTTTAATGAAGTTACTTGATGGCGATGAAGAGTCACAGCATCATGGATTGGCTCTGATCTGCTACCTCGCGAACCATGACATCAACAGCAATGTTTTGATAGAAGCCGGTGCATTGACTGCTCTCGAGACGATAGGTGCCAAGCATCCCAAGCTAAAAGGATTGGTCTCCGACGCAAtattcaaactcaaatcaaatcaaaccggtaagcatgaaaaattagaCAGTTCAGTAAAAGGTAGCATTACACAGATTATCGTAGAACAGAGCAAAGAAGCAATCAATTATCTGCGACAAGGCTCGGAGATACTGTGGGAAGAGCTAACAGGATTTGCACAAAAGCCAGAAGAAACCTTCCAGGGTGATTGCAAACCATTGCTAAGTGTCTCTTTTTCAAGGATACAACTTTTTCATAAAGATACCTTTTGTATAAAAAATATCTCTACATTTTTATTGGACACAACCTTTGGATAa
- the LOC18607209 gene encoding uncharacterized protein LOC18607209 translates to MMLPWEAKKQVEELFDLIFLEERLCLEVEEAKSFQEECCAVRERVKQISQMLKTLIRFITSAPTSIYLRPINCIVAKVKDNFELALATVSKCKCRSLLSSLFTIRNATRFRGLSHLLDASISDMEWLVTVYDPQNGVTGPTTKNESARLLVWSCIATVKMGRQLEDRVQAAICLGLLAQEKDEYKNIIFEEGGVPPLIKLLKENSSLTAQITAANALCLLANEQERTRIIMKEMISTVVYRLSRTSPTRDQIQAANLVAKIAEYNPEVKEYDLVRENVIWRLVTLLSSEPSADGPKINLLNPELKISCSKALWVLVEGSVSNCRTLTETKGMLCLAKLVETEQDELQYNCLMIIREITSIAESNQEFRHSAFKTNSLAAMTVVDQLLRVIKEFDDKKLRIPAIKSMGSLARTFSAKDSWVISPLVSRLGSTDQEIAMEAAIALQNFACPENRRSKEHSQSIVKFDGVPLLMKLLDGDKESQHHGLALICYLANHDINSNVLIEAGALTALETIGAKHPKLKGLVSDAIFKLKSNQTGKHEKLDSSVKGSITQIIVEQREQSKEAINHLRQGSEILWEELTGFAQKPEETFQGDCKPLPIVMRCKKRFLHALPSFNPKRILPHLRAKAKCRGPALRCVINYPGRRQATEVARKLRLMINIVYSLGKKVIRRKFGFVIHKIM, encoded by the coding sequence ATGATGCTTCCCTGGGAGGCAAAAAAGCAGGTGGAGGAACTCTTTGATTTGATATTCTTGGAGGAACGACTTTGCTTAGAGGTTGAAGAGGCCAAGTCGTTCCAGGAGGAATGCTGTGCGGTAAGGGAGCGAGTGAAGCAAATCTCCCAAATGCTGAAGACATTGATCCGCTTCATCACCTCTGCTCCAACTTCCATTTACCTGCGCCCAATCAACTGTATAGTTGCCAAGGTGAAGGATAACTTTGAGCTCGCACTGGCCACTGTATCCAAGTGCAAGTGCCGGAGCCTACTCAGCAGTCTCTTCACCATCCGTAATGCCACCCGTTTTCGCGGGCTCTCCCACCTTTTGGATGCTTCTATCAGCGATATGGAATGGCTGGTTACTGTCTATGACCCCCAAAACGGAGTCACAGGCCCAACGACCAAGAATGAGTCGGCTAGATTGTTGGTCTGGTCTTGCATCGCCACCGTCAAAATGGGGCGTCAATTAGAAGATCGCGTCCAGGCTGCGATATGTCTTGGTTTACTTGCTCAAGAAAAAGACGAGTacaaaaacattatttttgaaGAAGGCGGGGTACCTCCTTTAATAAAGCTTTTGAAAGAGAACTCCTCTCTGACAGCTCAGATCACGGCTGCTAATGCACTTTGTCTTTTAGCTAATGAGCAGGAGAGGACGAGAATTATTATGAAGGAAATGATATCTACAGTTGTATATCGTTTATCAAGAACATCGCCGACGAGGGATCAAATTCAGGCGGCGAATTTGGTTGCCAAAATAGCAGAGTATAACCCTGAGGTGAAGGAATACGATTTGGTTAGAGAGAATGTAATATGGCGGCTGGTAACGTTGTTGTCATCTGAGCCATCTGCAGATGGtcctaaaatcaatttactTAATCCTGAATTGAAAATCAGTTGTTCGAAGGCTTTATGGGTGCTTGTTGAGGGGAGCGTTTCGAATTGTAGGACATTAACGGAGACAAAGGGAATGCTTTGCTTGGCTAAGTTGGTTGAAACGGAACAAGATGAATTACAGTACAATTGCTTGATGATCATAAGAGAAATTACATCTATTGCTGAATCAAATCAAGAATTCAGACATTCGGCGTTTAAGACTAATTCTCTAGCTGCAATGACTGTTGTTGATCAGCTATTGAGAGtgattaaagaatttgatgacaaaaaattgagaattCCGGCAATCAAATCGATGGGTTCATTGGCTAGAACGTTTTCAGCAAAAGACAGTTGGGTAATCAGTCCTCTAGTTTCCCGGCTTGGCAGTACGGACCAAGAAATAGCAATGGAAGCTGCTATTGCTCTGCAAAATTTTGCGTGTCCAGAAAATCGCCGTAGCAAGGAGCATTCACAATCGATAGTTAAATTCGACGGTGTCCCACTTTTAATGAAGTTACTTGATGGCGATAAAGAGTCACAGCATCATGGATTGGCTCTGATCTGCTACCTCGCGAACCATGACATCAACAGCAATGTTTTGATAGAAGCCGGTGCATTGACTGCTCTCGAGACGATAGGTGCCAAGCATCCCAAGCTAAAAGGATTGGTCTCCGACGCAAtattcaaactcaaatcaaatcaaaccggtaagcatgaaaaattagaCAGTTCAGTAAAAGGTAGCATTACACAGATTATCGTAGAACAGAGAGAACAGAGCAAAGAAGCAATCAATCATCTGCGACAAGGCTCGGAGATACTGTGGGAGGAGCTAACAGGATTTGCACAAAAGCCAGAAGAAACCTTCCAGGGTGATTGCAAACCATTGCCAATAGTGATGAGATGTAAAAAGAGATTTTTACATGCGCTACCTTCTTTCAACCCCAAAAGGATTTTGCCCCACCTGAGAGCTAAAGCTAAATGCCGGGGTCCGGCACTAAGATGTGTGATAAATTACCCAGGAAGAAGGCAAGCAACGGAGGTTGCACGAAAGCTGAGGCTAATGATAAATATTGTCTACTCACTCGGGAAAAAAGTGATTCGAAGAAAATTCGGTTTTGTCATACACAAAATTATGTAA
- the LOC18607214 gene encoding ATP phosphoribosyltransferase 2, chloroplastic isoform X2: MSPLQPYFQQCLFSVSGPCPSLYISVSKRSFISCCSSQSQTAVVNGKLDSRIAERDEIRLGLPSKGRIAADTLDLLKDCQLSVKQVNPRQYVAQIPQLSNLGVWFQRPKDIVRKLLSGDLDLGIVGLDTVSEYGQGNEDLIIVHDALEYGDCHLSLAIPKYGIFENINSLKELARMPQWTVEKPLRVATGFTYLGPKFMKENGLKHVIFSTADGALEAAPAMGIADAILDLVSSGTTLRENNLKEIEGGVVLESQAVLVASRKALIQRKGALDTTHEILERFEAHLRAIGQFMVTANMRGSSAEEVAERILSQPSLAGLQGPTVSPVFSKRDGKAVADCYATVICVPKKALYKSVQQLRAVGGSGVLISPLTYIFDEETPRWRELLSKLGL, from the exons ATGTCTCCGTTGCAGCCGTATTTCCAACAATGCCTCTTCTCAGTCTCTGGTCCTTGTCCGTCGCTGTACATATCTGTCTCTAAACGAAGCTTCATCTCTTGTTGCTCGTCGCAGTCCCAAACGGCAGTCGTTAATGGCAAACTCGATAGTAGAATCGCTGAAAGGGATGAGATTCGTCTCGGCTTGCCTAGCAAAGGACGCATAGCTGCCGACACTCTCGATCTACTTAAG GATTGTCAATTGTCAGTTAAACAGGTCAATCCCCGGCAATATGTTGCCCAAATACCGCAG CTTTCCAATTTGGGAGTCTGGTTTCAGAGGCCCAAAGACATTGTCCGGAAATTGTTATCTGGAGATTTAGATCTTGGTATCGTGGGGCTAGATACTGTCAGTGAATATGGGCAG GGTAATGAAGATCTTATCATTGTTCATGATGCCCTCGAGTATGGAGATTGCCATTTATCCCTTGCA aTTCCTAAGTATGGGATCTTTGAGAATATCAATTCACTGAAGGAGCTAGCCCGGATGCCCCAGTGGACTGTTGAGAAACCTCTAAGAGTTGCAACTGGCTTCACTTAT CTTGGTCCTAAATTTATGAAAGAAAACGGATTGAAGCATGTGATATTTTCAACTGCTGATGGGGCCTTAGAGGCAGCTCCTGCG ATGGGAATAGCTGATGCAATTTTGGACCTTGTGAGTAGTGGGACAACACTGAGGGAGAACAActtgaaagaaattgaaggtggTGTTGTATTGGAAAGCCAA GCTGTTCTAGTTGCAAGCCGAAAAGCATTAATCCAGCGGAAAGGTGCACTGGACACAACACATGAGATTCTTGAAAGATTTGAGGCTCATTTGAGGGCAATTGGCCAGTTCATG GTAACTGCAAATATGAGGGGTAGTAGCGCAGAGGAAGTGGCTGAGCGAATACTGAGCCAGCCATCATTAGCTGGGTTGCAG GGGCCCACAGTAAGTCCAGTTTTTTCCAAGCGTGATGGAAAGGCAGTCGCTGACTGCTATGCCACAGTCATATGTGTGCCCAAGAAGGCTCTTTACAAGTCTGTACAACAGTTGAGAGCA GTTGGAGGTAGTGGGGTGCTAATTTCACCGTTGACCTACATTTTCGATGAAGAGACGCCAAGATGGAGAGAACTTCTTTCAAAGCTTGGCCTCTAG
- the LOC18607214 gene encoding ATP phosphoribosyltransferase 2, chloroplastic isoform X1 has translation MSPLQPYFQQCLFSVSGPCPSLYISVSKRSFISCCSSQSQTAVVNGKLDSRIAERDEIRLGLPSKGRIAADTLDLLKDCQLSVKQVNPRQYVAQIPQLSNLGVWFQRPKDIVRKLLSGDLDLGIVGLDTVSEYGQQGNEDLIIVHDALEYGDCHLSLAIPKYGIFENINSLKELARMPQWTVEKPLRVATGFTYLGPKFMKENGLKHVIFSTADGALEAAPAMGIADAILDLVSSGTTLRENNLKEIEGGVVLESQAVLVASRKALIQRKGALDTTHEILERFEAHLRAIGQFMVTANMRGSSAEEVAERILSQPSLAGLQGPTVSPVFSKRDGKAVADCYATVICVPKKALYKSVQQLRAVGGSGVLISPLTYIFDEETPRWRELLSKLGL, from the exons ATGTCTCCGTTGCAGCCGTATTTCCAACAATGCCTCTTCTCAGTCTCTGGTCCTTGTCCGTCGCTGTACATATCTGTCTCTAAACGAAGCTTCATCTCTTGTTGCTCGTCGCAGTCCCAAACGGCAGTCGTTAATGGCAAACTCGATAGTAGAATCGCTGAAAGGGATGAGATTCGTCTCGGCTTGCCTAGCAAAGGACGCATAGCTGCCGACACTCTCGATCTACTTAAG GATTGTCAATTGTCAGTTAAACAGGTCAATCCCCGGCAATATGTTGCCCAAATACCGCAG CTTTCCAATTTGGGAGTCTGGTTTCAGAGGCCCAAAGACATTGTCCGGAAATTGTTATCTGGAGATTTAGATCTTGGTATCGTGGGGCTAGATACTGTCAGTGAATATGGGCAG CAGGGTAATGAAGATCTTATCATTGTTCATGATGCCCTCGAGTATGGAGATTGCCATTTATCCCTTGCA aTTCCTAAGTATGGGATCTTTGAGAATATCAATTCACTGAAGGAGCTAGCCCGGATGCCCCAGTGGACTGTTGAGAAACCTCTAAGAGTTGCAACTGGCTTCACTTAT CTTGGTCCTAAATTTATGAAAGAAAACGGATTGAAGCATGTGATATTTTCAACTGCTGATGGGGCCTTAGAGGCAGCTCCTGCG ATGGGAATAGCTGATGCAATTTTGGACCTTGTGAGTAGTGGGACAACACTGAGGGAGAACAActtgaaagaaattgaaggtggTGTTGTATTGGAAAGCCAA GCTGTTCTAGTTGCAAGCCGAAAAGCATTAATCCAGCGGAAAGGTGCACTGGACACAACACATGAGATTCTTGAAAGATTTGAGGCTCATTTGAGGGCAATTGGCCAGTTCATG GTAACTGCAAATATGAGGGGTAGTAGCGCAGAGGAAGTGGCTGAGCGAATACTGAGCCAGCCATCATTAGCTGGGTTGCAG GGGCCCACAGTAAGTCCAGTTTTTTCCAAGCGTGATGGAAAGGCAGTCGCTGACTGCTATGCCACAGTCATATGTGTGCCCAAGAAGGCTCTTTACAAGTCTGTACAACAGTTGAGAGCA GTTGGAGGTAGTGGGGTGCTAATTTCACCGTTGACCTACATTTTCGATGAAGAGACGCCAAGATGGAGAGAACTTCTTTCAAAGCTTGGCCTCTAG
- the LOC18607214 gene encoding ATP phosphoribosyltransferase 2, chloroplastic isoform X4 yields the protein MSPLQPYFQQCLFSVSGPCPSLYISVSKRSFISCCSSQSQTAVVNGKLDSRIAERDEIRLGLPSKGRIAADTLDLLKDCQLSVKQVNPRQYVAQIPQLSNLGVWFQRPKDIVRKLLSGDLDLGIVGLDTVSEYGQQGNEDLIIVHDALEYGDCHLSLAIPKYGIFENINSLKELARMPQWTVEKPLRVATGFTYLGPKFMKENGLKHVIFSTADGALEAAPAMGIADAILDLVSSGTTLRENNLKEIEGGVVLESQAVLVASRKALIQRKGALDTTHEILERFEAHLRAIGQFMVTANMRGSSAEEVAERILSQPSLAGLQGPTVSPVFSKRDGKAVADCYATVICVPKKALYKSVQQLRAVSWR from the exons ATGTCTCCGTTGCAGCCGTATTTCCAACAATGCCTCTTCTCAGTCTCTGGTCCTTGTCCGTCGCTGTACATATCTGTCTCTAAACGAAGCTTCATCTCTTGTTGCTCGTCGCAGTCCCAAACGGCAGTCGTTAATGGCAAACTCGATAGTAGAATCGCTGAAAGGGATGAGATTCGTCTCGGCTTGCCTAGCAAAGGACGCATAGCTGCCGACACTCTCGATCTACTTAAG GATTGTCAATTGTCAGTTAAACAGGTCAATCCCCGGCAATATGTTGCCCAAATACCGCAG CTTTCCAATTTGGGAGTCTGGTTTCAGAGGCCCAAAGACATTGTCCGGAAATTGTTATCTGGAGATTTAGATCTTGGTATCGTGGGGCTAGATACTGTCAGTGAATATGGGCAG CAGGGTAATGAAGATCTTATCATTGTTCATGATGCCCTCGAGTATGGAGATTGCCATTTATCCCTTGCA aTTCCTAAGTATGGGATCTTTGAGAATATCAATTCACTGAAGGAGCTAGCCCGGATGCCCCAGTGGACTGTTGAGAAACCTCTAAGAGTTGCAACTGGCTTCACTTAT CTTGGTCCTAAATTTATGAAAGAAAACGGATTGAAGCATGTGATATTTTCAACTGCTGATGGGGCCTTAGAGGCAGCTCCTGCG ATGGGAATAGCTGATGCAATTTTGGACCTTGTGAGTAGTGGGACAACACTGAGGGAGAACAActtgaaagaaattgaaggtggTGTTGTATTGGAAAGCCAA GCTGTTCTAGTTGCAAGCCGAAAAGCATTAATCCAGCGGAAAGGTGCACTGGACACAACACATGAGATTCTTGAAAGATTTGAGGCTCATTTGAGGGCAATTGGCCAGTTCATG GTAACTGCAAATATGAGGGGTAGTAGCGCAGAGGAAGTGGCTGAGCGAATACTGAGCCAGCCATCATTAGCTGGGTTGCAG GGGCCCACAGTAAGTCCAGTTTTTTCCAAGCGTGATGGAAAGGCAGTCGCTGACTGCTATGCCACAGTCATATGTGTGCCCAAGAAGGCTCTTTACAAGTCTGTACAACAGTTGAGAGCAGTAA GTTGGAGGTAG
- the LOC18607214 gene encoding ATP phosphoribosyltransferase 2, chloroplastic isoform X3 produces the protein MSPLQPYFQQCLFSVSGPCPSLYISVSKRSFISCCSSQSQTAVVNGKLDSRIAERDEIRLGLPSKGRIAADTLDLLKDCQLSVKQVNPRQYVAQIPQLSNLGVWFQRPKDIVRKLLSGDLDLGIVGLDTVSEYGQQGNEDLIIVHDALEYGDCHLSLAIPKYGIFENINSLKELARMPQWTVEKPLRVATGFTYLGPKFMKENGLKHVIFSTADGALEAAPAMGIADAILDLVSSGTTLRENNLKEIEGGVVLESQAVLVASRKALIQRKGALDTTHEILERFEAHLRAIGQFMVTANMRGSSAEEVAERILSQPSLAGLQGPTVSPVFSKRDGKAVADCYATVICVPKKALYKSVQQLRAVTSPTQKKGGS, from the exons ATGTCTCCGTTGCAGCCGTATTTCCAACAATGCCTCTTCTCAGTCTCTGGTCCTTGTCCGTCGCTGTACATATCTGTCTCTAAACGAAGCTTCATCTCTTGTTGCTCGTCGCAGTCCCAAACGGCAGTCGTTAATGGCAAACTCGATAGTAGAATCGCTGAAAGGGATGAGATTCGTCTCGGCTTGCCTAGCAAAGGACGCATAGCTGCCGACACTCTCGATCTACTTAAG GATTGTCAATTGTCAGTTAAACAGGTCAATCCCCGGCAATATGTTGCCCAAATACCGCAG CTTTCCAATTTGGGAGTCTGGTTTCAGAGGCCCAAAGACATTGTCCGGAAATTGTTATCTGGAGATTTAGATCTTGGTATCGTGGGGCTAGATACTGTCAGTGAATATGGGCAG CAGGGTAATGAAGATCTTATCATTGTTCATGATGCCCTCGAGTATGGAGATTGCCATTTATCCCTTGCA aTTCCTAAGTATGGGATCTTTGAGAATATCAATTCACTGAAGGAGCTAGCCCGGATGCCCCAGTGGACTGTTGAGAAACCTCTAAGAGTTGCAACTGGCTTCACTTAT CTTGGTCCTAAATTTATGAAAGAAAACGGATTGAAGCATGTGATATTTTCAACTGCTGATGGGGCCTTAGAGGCAGCTCCTGCG ATGGGAATAGCTGATGCAATTTTGGACCTTGTGAGTAGTGGGACAACACTGAGGGAGAACAActtgaaagaaattgaaggtggTGTTGTATTGGAAAGCCAA GCTGTTCTAGTTGCAAGCCGAAAAGCATTAATCCAGCGGAAAGGTGCACTGGACACAACACATGAGATTCTTGAAAGATTTGAGGCTCATTTGAGGGCAATTGGCCAGTTCATG GTAACTGCAAATATGAGGGGTAGTAGCGCAGAGGAAGTGGCTGAGCGAATACTGAGCCAGCCATCATTAGCTGGGTTGCAG GGGCCCACAGTAAGTCCAGTTTTTTCCAAGCGTGATGGAAAGGCAGTCGCTGACTGCTATGCCACAGTCATATGTGTGCCCAAGAAGGCTCTTTACAAGTCTGTACAACAGTTGAGAGCAGTAA CATCCCCAACCCAAAAGAAGGGTGGGAGTTAA